The following proteins come from a genomic window of Pyxidicoccus sp. MSG2:
- a CDS encoding alpha/beta hydrolase family esterase — protein sequence MHHRHLSFATLALLAGAAACSTPNEVRRDGTSEVSTSAEPPVPERSACTGLTVGPGTHDWTVTHEGRTRTYRVHVPPGYDATRPMPTVLAFHGFGSNELKMEALTGLSTLADTEGFVAVYPRALSPAEISGTGAQDSPRSWNAGGCCFPARGVVDDVGFVDALLADLDTRVCVDTHRTFAMGFSNGGYFTHRLACERASRFAAVAPVSGPEGLSHCTPSRPVPVLHFHGTADDLILYTGGANLGRYGAPYPGAEETVRRWAKRNGCSDTPVQTYQKADSTCVAYTGCTPQSATASLCTVQGGRHAWPGYPHFNNGTLNLDATREAWRFFKERARP from the coding sequence GTGCACCACCGCCACCTGTCCTTCGCCACCCTCGCCCTGCTTGCCGGGGCCGCCGCGTGCTCCACACCCAACGAGGTCCGCAGGGACGGCACTTCCGAAGTGAGCACCTCCGCCGAGCCGCCCGTCCCGGAGCGCAGCGCCTGCACCGGCCTCACCGTGGGGCCCGGCACCCACGACTGGACGGTGACGCACGAGGGCCGCACGCGCACGTACCGCGTCCACGTCCCGCCCGGCTACGACGCCACCCGGCCCATGCCCACCGTGCTCGCCTTCCACGGCTTCGGCTCCAACGAGCTCAAGATGGAGGCCCTGACGGGTCTGTCCACGCTGGCGGACACGGAGGGCTTCGTCGCCGTGTACCCGCGCGCGCTCAGCCCCGCGGAAATCAGCGGTACCGGCGCCCAGGACTCGCCCCGGAGCTGGAATGCAGGTGGGTGCTGCTTCCCCGCCCGGGGCGTCGTGGACGACGTGGGCTTCGTGGACGCACTGCTGGCGGACCTGGACACCCGCGTGTGCGTGGACACGCACCGCACCTTCGCCATGGGCTTCTCCAACGGCGGCTACTTCACGCACCGGCTGGCCTGCGAGCGCGCCAGCCGCTTCGCCGCGGTCGCCCCCGTGTCCGGCCCGGAAGGCCTCAGCCACTGCACGCCGTCGCGCCCGGTGCCGGTGCTGCACTTCCACGGCACCGCCGACGACCTCATCCTCTACACGGGCGGCGCCAACCTCGGCCGCTACGGAGCCCCCTACCCGGGCGCCGAGGAGACCGTGCGGCGCTGGGCGAAGCGCAACGGCTGTAGCGACACCCCGGTGCAGACGTACCAGAAGGCGGACAGCACCTGCGTCGCCTACACCGGCTGCACGCCCCAGAGCGCCACCGCCTCGCTGTGCACCGTGCAGGGAGGCAGGCACGCGTGGCCGGGATACCCCCACTTCAACAACGGCACGCTGAACCTGGACGCCACGCGTGAGGCGTGGCGATTCTTCAAGGAAAGAGCCCGTCCATGA
- a CDS encoding DUF3396 domain-containing protein: MKRLHSEIAPGVMRSLEYYLQALGPSALDAYADSNGEWQPLDEGGWRHIRQDLLKPIYVNIHLVDAAGGEERYRFDYRGRELGDPSLRSDPTEACYVSYWLPTELLEERGPQWVRELILGVAAPLPFDSGNAGLAFNCDLGLVGVNREVFRYCFRYPGMDVLHPSWTSMKIGTQVRGPSWLTFLGQPVLGELGGAAGLRSRLKTPGTTVQEMVGDRAVVTLGPWPEAGDTEQGKDLPAYRELARVLEPWTLFGDARSILRMDPDRARRWERRFLD, translated from the coding sequence ATGAAGCGCCTGCACTCCGAAATCGCTCCAGGTGTCATGCGCTCGCTCGAATATTACCTTCAGGCTCTCGGCCCCTCGGCACTTGATGCGTACGCAGACTCGAACGGAGAGTGGCAGCCGCTCGATGAAGGTGGATGGAGGCACATCCGCCAGGACCTCTTGAAGCCGATCTACGTGAACATTCATCTGGTCGATGCAGCCGGCGGGGAGGAGCGCTATCGCTTCGACTATCGAGGGCGAGAACTCGGCGATCCGTCGCTTCGCTCCGATCCCACGGAGGCCTGCTACGTTTCCTATTGGTTGCCCACGGAGCTCCTGGAGGAGCGCGGGCCGCAATGGGTCCGCGAGCTGATACTGGGAGTTGCCGCCCCCCTGCCCTTCGATTCAGGCAACGCGGGACTCGCCTTCAACTGCGACCTGGGTCTGGTGGGTGTCAACCGCGAGGTCTTCCGGTACTGCTTCCGCTACCCCGGCATGGACGTGCTCCATCCGAGCTGGACCTCCATGAAAATTGGCACCCAGGTCCGCGGCCCCTCCTGGCTCACCTTCCTGGGCCAGCCCGTGCTCGGTGAACTGGGTGGCGCCGCCGGCCTGCGCTCCCGGCTCAAGACGCCTGGAACCACCGTGCAGGAGATGGTGGGCGACCGGGCCGTCGTCACCCTGGGCCCCTGGCCCGAAGCCGGCGACACCGAGCAGGGCAAGGACCTGCCCGCCTACCGCGAGCTGGCCCGCGTCCTGGAGCCGTGGACCCTTTTTGGTGATGCCCGAAGCATCCTGCGCATGGACCCGGACAGAGCCCGCCGCTGGGAGCGCCGCTTCCTCGACTGA
- a CDS encoding phospholipase D-like domain-containing protein: MRTEAALSPLPVPPLPSLREEDTERITLLDGGTEAYPRMLEAIASAKQRVHLEVYTFEREGVGARFLDALVAAARRGVTVKVVVDGWGSIKASSHLTETLKAAGAKVRVYNPLTSLFTGRSWRNHRKILLVDDAVAFLGGINIGDAYAAHGDEPGWADLALELRGDICRQLGAKLHAGASALVSGPVSLFLSGFGGGHRLRKRYLSAIDGAKREVVLAHAYFLPDMRFVRALKQAARRGVKVSLLLAGRSDVVFARAATMRLYRDFLRAGVGIYEWTASTLHAKAAVVDGEKLLVGSFNLDPLSLVNLETLVEVEEPRVSAQASLWLEKHMAVSRRVLLEQCGRSPLQQWLLDVVGLAVARFAERFASFIGRRRRR; the protein is encoded by the coding sequence ATGCGCACCGAAGCCGCCCTGTCCCCGCTGCCTGTCCCTCCCCTGCCGTCGCTCCGGGAGGAGGACACGGAGCGCATCACCCTGCTGGATGGCGGGACGGAGGCATACCCGCGGATGCTGGAGGCCATCGCCTCCGCGAAGCAGCGGGTGCACCTGGAGGTGTACACCTTCGAGCGCGAAGGTGTGGGTGCGCGCTTCCTCGACGCGCTGGTGGCGGCGGCGCGGCGGGGCGTGACGGTGAAGGTGGTGGTGGACGGCTGGGGCAGCATCAAGGCCAGCAGCCACCTCACCGAGACGCTGAAGGCCGCGGGCGCGAAGGTGCGCGTGTACAACCCGCTCACCTCGCTGTTCACCGGCCGCTCGTGGCGCAACCACCGGAAGATTCTCCTGGTGGATGACGCGGTGGCGTTCCTGGGTGGCATCAACATCGGGGATGCATATGCGGCGCACGGTGACGAGCCCGGCTGGGCGGACCTGGCGCTGGAGCTGCGCGGGGACATCTGCCGGCAGCTGGGCGCGAAGCTGCACGCGGGCGCGTCCGCGCTGGTGTCGGGGCCGGTGAGCCTGTTCCTGTCGGGCTTCGGCGGCGGGCACCGGCTGCGCAAGCGGTACCTGTCCGCGATTGATGGGGCGAAGCGCGAGGTGGTGCTGGCACACGCGTACTTCCTTCCGGACATGCGCTTCGTGCGGGCGCTGAAGCAGGCGGCGCGGCGGGGGGTGAAGGTGTCCCTGCTGCTGGCCGGGCGCAGCGACGTCGTCTTCGCCCGGGCGGCGACGATGCGGCTGTACCGTGACTTCCTGCGCGCGGGCGTGGGCATCTACGAGTGGACGGCGTCCACCCTGCACGCGAAGGCGGCGGTGGTGGATGGGGAGAAGCTGCTGGTGGGCAGCTTCAATCTGGACCCGTTGTCGCTCGTGAATCTGGAGACGCTGGTGGAGGTGGAGGAGCCGCGCGTGTCGGCGCAGGCGTCGCTGTGGCTGGAGAAGCACATGGCGGTGTCTCGGCGCGTGCTCCTGGAGCAGTGCGGACGGTCGCCGTTGCAACAGTGGTTGCTGGATGTGGTGGGGCTGGCGGTGGCGCGGTTCGCCGAGCGGTTCGCGAGCTTCATTGGCCGGCGGCGGCGCAGGTAG
- a CDS encoding Hint domain-containing protein, whose amino-acid sequence MKRLSYLAALACVVLSTTASAQLATRCFTDDQLTTTTLSQGRNNWSYKCGYISAAKRDFLNSEGEYQVYSGGCYSFAVTGATATCTFFIPADVNAPCVANLVKLGTCVTGCYTAREKVAFDGKYWPIEDAYAAGVKSVTALTRDALLESPSTGEQAIRTFVAGDTVEDVFAIQTADGRRVEVTSEHPMVIASGEMVKAKTLKKGDLLLGTRGEKVEISDISVFRYEGKTWNVQPVSHEKIENVLDVKGLLTGSVRFQNEWADDHYRLSLRDEASVDGI is encoded by the coding sequence ATGAAGAGACTTTCCTATCTGGCTGCTCTCGCGTGTGTCGTGCTCTCCACGACGGCGTCGGCGCAGCTCGCCACGCGCTGCTTCACCGATGACCAGCTCACCACCACGACGCTGTCACAGGGCCGCAACAACTGGTCCTACAAGTGCGGCTATATCTCTGCCGCCAAGCGGGACTTCCTGAACTCCGAGGGCGAGTACCAGGTGTACTCGGGCGGGTGCTATTCCTTCGCCGTGACGGGGGCCACCGCCACCTGTACCTTCTTCATCCCGGCCGACGTGAATGCGCCCTGCGTCGCCAACCTCGTCAAGCTGGGGACGTGCGTGACGGGCTGCTATACGGCGCGTGAGAAGGTGGCCTTCGACGGCAAGTACTGGCCCATCGAGGATGCCTACGCCGCCGGCGTGAAGAGCGTCACCGCCCTCACCCGGGACGCGCTGCTCGAGTCGCCCAGCACCGGTGAGCAGGCCATCCGCACCTTCGTCGCTGGCGACACCGTGGAAGACGTCTTCGCCATCCAGACCGCCGACGGCCGCCGCGTCGAGGTGACCTCCGAGCACCCCATGGTCATCGCCTCCGGTGAGATGGTGAAGGCCAAGACGCTCAAGAAGGGCGACCTGCTGCTCGGCACCCGGGGCGAGAAGGTGGAGATCAGCGACATCTCCGTCTTCCGCTACGAGGGGAAGACCTGGAACGTCCAGCCGGTCAGCCACGAGAAGATTGAGAACGTCCTCGACGTGAAGGGCCTGCTGACGGGCTCCGTCCGCTTCCAGAACGAGTGGGCCGACGACCACTACCGCCTGTCGCTGCGCGATGAGGCGTCCGTCGACGGCATCTGA
- the queF gene encoding preQ(1) synthase yields the protein MPSQPTKDIQTFPNPAADRDYEIAFDCPEFTCLCPLTGQPDFARFKITYVPDQLCVELKSLKLYMWAYRNEGAFHEKVTNTIADDIIKAIQPRKLTVVGDFFVRGGIGTIVTVTHEKKKG from the coding sequence ATGCCCTCGCAGCCGACCAAGGACATCCAGACCTTCCCCAACCCCGCAGCCGATCGCGACTACGAGATTGCCTTCGACTGTCCGGAGTTCACCTGCCTGTGCCCCCTGACGGGCCAGCCGGACTTCGCCCGCTTCAAGATTACGTACGTGCCCGACCAGCTCTGCGTGGAGCTCAAGAGCCTCAAGCTCTACATGTGGGCGTACCGTAACGAGGGGGCCTTCCACGAGAAGGTCACCAACACCATCGCGGACGACATCATCAAGGCCATCCAGCCGCGCAAGCTCACCGTGGTGGGTGACTTCTTCGTGCGCGGCGGCATCGGCACCATCGTCACCGTCACGCACGAGAAGAAGAAGGGCTGA
- a CDS encoding ATP-binding protein — MPLPSDVEDAFSCLSLALIRVGPDLRVQWCEEGFAHKTGVELRAGGDLLDALERGRSLDAVERAIREGRAHTGHVITRALRQVRVQVRPAKAGEKPGAWLVVEPSGVDDEGAFSQAVQEIARAVGETFEVDSVCAAAVVALVRCAQVRRAEVFLCEEGKELRRAAVSDLAGADSPEDTFDVEEDPFRQALASRQPQLGIQRGYGDAMGSIFAAVPLCAPRRTVGLLLLYKEQGTSFSVRELELWSAAANQLAVAVENARLLREAKAALQVREEFMSIASHELKTPLTPLKLGLYTMERRISLGQPVELATVLKSKRQVDRLAGLVDDLLDASRLDAGKLALHLAALEVGQLVAEVVDHFRAAFERPFTVEVPRERVWVQGDRDRLEQVLVNLLENAHKYSPAGEPISVTVERVHGEARIHVQDHGIGIPGADQSQVFQRFYRARNVSHRNFGGLGLGLFISHSIAKLHRGSLSLSSSEGHGSTFTVSLPRMSSHEVKRLPRRVLLLDEDHAQESVAERVLLAEGFEVLTARDGAEALRRATHLPVDLIVLSTSATHGQAGVFLETFATLPRARPVPILLAGDERPWWAQEGTSLCTRPYVPDELVARVRNVLMVERRRPAELAAPEAPLAGLSPRV; from the coding sequence ATGCCGCTTCCTTCCGACGTCGAAGATGCTTTTTCGTGCCTTTCGCTCGCATTGATTCGCGTCGGGCCGGACCTGCGCGTCCAGTGGTGTGAGGAGGGCTTTGCCCACAAGACGGGCGTGGAGCTGCGCGCGGGAGGCGACCTGCTGGACGCGCTCGAGCGCGGCCGCAGCCTGGACGCGGTGGAGCGCGCCATCCGCGAGGGCCGGGCCCATACCGGCCACGTCATCACCCGCGCGCTCCGGCAGGTCCGCGTGCAGGTGCGGCCCGCCAAGGCGGGCGAGAAGCCGGGCGCCTGGCTGGTCGTCGAGCCCTCCGGCGTGGACGACGAGGGGGCCTTCTCCCAGGCGGTGCAGGAGATTGCCCGCGCGGTGGGGGAGACCTTCGAGGTGGACAGCGTCTGCGCGGCCGCGGTGGTGGCGCTGGTGCGCTGCGCGCAGGTGCGGCGCGCGGAGGTCTTCCTCTGCGAGGAGGGCAAGGAGCTGCGCCGGGCCGCCGTGTCGGACCTGGCGGGCGCGGACTCGCCGGAGGACACCTTCGACGTGGAAGAGGACCCGTTCCGGCAGGCGCTGGCCTCGCGCCAGCCGCAGCTCGGAATCCAACGCGGCTACGGGGATGCCATGGGCTCCATCTTCGCCGCGGTGCCGCTGTGCGCGCCGCGCCGCACGGTGGGCCTGCTGCTGCTCTACAAGGAGCAGGGGACGTCCTTCTCCGTGCGCGAGCTGGAGCTGTGGAGCGCGGCGGCCAACCAGCTCGCGGTGGCGGTGGAGAACGCGCGCCTGCTGCGCGAGGCGAAGGCGGCGCTCCAGGTGCGCGAGGAGTTCATGTCCATCGCCAGCCACGAGCTGAAGACGCCGCTCACCCCGCTGAAGCTGGGCCTGTACACCATGGAGCGGCGCATCTCCCTGGGGCAGCCGGTGGAGCTGGCCACGGTGCTCAAGTCCAAGCGCCAGGTGGACCGGCTGGCGGGGCTGGTGGACGACTTGCTGGACGCGTCGCGGCTGGATGCCGGGAAGCTGGCGCTCCACCTGGCGGCGCTGGAGGTGGGGCAGTTGGTGGCGGAGGTGGTGGACCACTTCCGCGCCGCCTTCGAGCGGCCCTTCACCGTCGAGGTGCCGCGCGAGCGCGTCTGGGTGCAGGGAGACCGGGACAGGCTGGAGCAGGTGCTCGTCAACCTGCTGGAGAACGCGCACAAGTACAGCCCCGCGGGCGAGCCGATCTCCGTCACCGTGGAGCGGGTGCACGGCGAGGCGCGCATCCACGTGCAGGACCACGGCATCGGAATCCCGGGCGCGGACCAGTCGCAGGTGTTCCAGCGCTTCTACCGGGCGCGCAACGTGTCGCACCGCAACTTCGGCGGGCTGGGGCTGGGCCTCTTCATCAGCCACTCGATTGCGAAGCTGCACCGGGGCTCGCTCTCGCTGTCCAGCTCGGAGGGCCACGGCAGCACCTTCACGGTGAGCCTGCCGCGCATGTCGTCGCACGAGGTGAAGCGGCTGCCGCGCCGGGTGCTGCTCCTGGACGAGGACCATGCGCAGGAGTCGGTGGCGGAGCGCGTGCTGCTCGCGGAGGGCTTCGAGGTGCTCACCGCGCGCGACGGGGCGGAGGCGCTGCGCCGGGCCACGCACCTGCCGGTGGACCTCATCGTCCTGTCCACCAGCGCCACGCATGGGCAGGCGGGCGTCTTCCTGGAGACCTTCGCCACGCTGCCCCGCGCGCGGCCCGTGCCCATCCTCCTGGCCGGCGACGAGCGGCCCTGGTGGGCGCAGGAGGGCACCTCGCTGTGCACCCGCCCGTACGTCCCCGACGAGCTGGTGGCGCGGGTGCGCAACGTGCTGATGGTGGAGCGGCGCCGGCCCGCGGAGCTGGCCGCGCCCGAGGCGCCGCTCGCGGGGCTCAGCCCCCGGGTGTGA
- a CDS encoding carbohydrate deacetylase: MSARALIINADDLGYDPAVTRGILRAMREGVVSSATFMVNTPFSEAAAREARGLSIGLHLNLARGTPVWSGFPRALLGEDGGFVESRAASLPPGVVEAECFAQLARLAGLLGRPATHVDVHKHLHRHPHVLEGLARAARAAGLPVRSIDPGMRRALESHGVATNAHFIGDAGTDAYWTLERFEQHLASLPADGVIELMCHPGYRPETLKSGYAAQREVELETFLHPKAREVLEKADVVPADFRVLTPGG; this comes from the coding sequence ATGAGCGCCCGCGCCCTCATCATCAACGCCGACGACCTGGGCTACGACCCGGCCGTCACCCGAGGCATCCTCCGCGCCATGCGCGAGGGCGTCGTCTCCTCGGCCACCTTCATGGTGAACACGCCCTTCTCCGAGGCCGCCGCACGCGAGGCCCGGGGGCTGTCCATCGGCCTGCACCTCAACCTCGCCCGGGGCACGCCCGTGTGGAGCGGCTTCCCCCGTGCGCTGCTCGGCGAGGACGGCGGCTTCGTGGAGTCCCGCGCCGCCAGCCTCCCGCCGGGCGTGGTGGAGGCGGAGTGCTTCGCGCAGCTCGCCCGGCTCGCGGGGCTGCTCGGCCGGCCCGCCACCCATGTGGACGTGCACAAGCACCTGCACCGCCACCCGCACGTGCTGGAGGGTCTGGCCCGCGCCGCCCGCGCGGCCGGGCTGCCGGTGCGCTCCATCGACCCGGGCATGCGGCGCGCGCTGGAGTCCCACGGCGTGGCCACCAACGCGCACTTCATCGGTGACGCGGGCACGGACGCGTACTGGACGCTGGAGCGCTTCGAGCAGCACCTGGCCTCGCTGCCCGCGGACGGCGTCATCGAGCTGATGTGCCACCCGGGCTATCGGCCCGAGACGCTGAAGAGCGGCTACGCCGCCCAGCGCGAGGTGGAGCTGGAGACGTTCCTCCACCCGAAGGCGCGCGAGGTGCTGGAGAAGGCCGACGTCGTCCCGGCGGACTTCCGCGTCCTCACACCCGGGGGCTGA
- a CDS encoding serine/threonine-protein kinase — protein sequence MAVVYRGLHEMLQREVAIKELLPAGQRDKETLSRFRRESLALAAFRHQNIVTLYDLVEKNDGLFMILELVDGPTLHTLIREGPLPPDVTGVIAARIASALDHAHFRHIIHRDLKPANVMLTKSGEVKLMDFGIAKDVGLEALTQQGMAVGTPSYMSPEQVTGAPLDGRTDIFSLGVLLYEALSGARPFHGKTAGEVFAKIRDGKYTPLSKVAPNVPAPLARIIQRAMEVKPEDRFPDAAAMRRELDVFLAQEVQISHAALLVAFLRHRNKLTETEAQQLLRPQELDAAVEVFDMPRAGSGGNLKWVLAAAAAVVTAAGAGLYLSQSQWAPLIEQLFR from the coding sequence ATGGCCGTCGTGTATCGCGGCCTGCACGAGATGCTGCAGCGCGAGGTCGCCATCAAGGAGTTGCTCCCGGCGGGACAGCGCGACAAGGAGACGCTGTCGCGCTTCCGCCGCGAGTCGCTCGCGCTGGCCGCCTTCCGCCACCAGAACATCGTCACGCTCTACGATTTGGTGGAGAAGAACGACGGCCTCTTCATGATTCTGGAGCTGGTGGACGGGCCCACCCTCCACACGCTCATCCGCGAGGGGCCGCTGCCGCCCGACGTCACCGGCGTCATCGCCGCGCGCATCGCCAGCGCGCTGGACCACGCGCACTTCCGCCACATCATCCACCGCGACCTCAAGCCGGCCAACGTCATGCTCACCAAGTCCGGTGAGGTGAAGCTGATGGACTTCGGCATCGCCAAGGACGTGGGCCTGGAGGCGCTCACCCAGCAGGGCATGGCCGTGGGCACGCCCTCGTACATGTCACCGGAGCAGGTGACGGGCGCGCCGCTCGACGGGCGCACCGACATCTTCTCGCTCGGCGTGCTCCTCTACGAGGCCCTCTCCGGCGCCCGGCCCTTCCACGGCAAGACGGCCGGCGAGGTCTTCGCGAAGATTCGCGACGGCAAGTACACGCCGCTCTCCAAGGTGGCGCCCAACGTGCCCGCGCCGCTGGCCCGCATCATCCAGCGCGCCATGGAGGTGAAGCCGGAGGACCGCTTCCCGGACGCCGCGGCCATGCGGCGCGAGCTGGACGTGTTCCTCGCGCAGGAGGTGCAGATTTCCCACGCGGCGCTGCTCGTGGCCTTCCTCCGTCACCGCAACAAGCTCACGGAGACGGAGGCCCAGCAGCTCCTGCGCCCGCAGGAGCTGGACGCCGCGGTGGAGGTGTTCGACATGCCTCGCGCCGGCTCGGGGGGAAACCTCAAGTGGGTGCTGGCCGCCGCCGCCGCGGTGGTCACCGCCGCGGGCGCGGGGCTCTACCTCAGCCAGTCGCAGTGGGCACCGCTGATAGAGCAGCTCTTTCGCTGA